GCCGCGTTCCTGGCCCTGACCGACGTGGTGGCCCGTACCGCCGCCGCCCCGGCCGAGGTGCCCATCGGCGTGGTCACCGCCCTGCTCGGCGGCCCGTTCTTCGTCCTCGTGCTGCGGACCGCCCGACGGGTGCTCACGTGAGCCCATCACCCGCCGGCCCGCCGGCGGTCGAGGTTCGCGGCCTGCACGTCAGTCTGGACGGCACGCCGATCCTCACCGGCGTCGACCTCACAGTCGTGGCCGGCGAATGGGTCACCGTGATCGGCCCGAACGGCGCCGGCAAATCCACCCTGTTGCGCGCCGTCGGCGGCCTGCTGCCCGCGCCGCAGGCCATCACCCTGTTCGGTACGCCGAGCACCGCGCTGCGCCGCCGCGACCGCGCCCGGGTGGTGGCGACTGTGACGCAGTCCCCGGTGGTGCCGCCCGGAATGCCGGTGCTGGACTACGTGCTGCTCGGCCGTACCCCCTACATCCCGCCGCTGGGCCGGGAGTCGACAGCTGACATCGCCGCCGTGCACGAGGTGCTGGACCGCCTGGACCTGACCGGCTTCCACAGTCGCGAGCTGGCGACCCTCTCCGGCGGGGAACGGCAGCGGGTCTTCCTCGCCCGCGCGCTCGCCCAGGGCGCGACGCTGCTGCTGCTCGACGAGCCGACAAGCGCGCTGGACATCGGCCACCAGCAGGAGGTCCTGGAGGTTGTCGACCAGTTGCGCCACGCGCACGGCCTGACGGTGCTCGCCACCATGCACGACCTCTCCCTGGCCGGCGAGTACGCGGACCGGATGGTGATGCTCGCCGACGGCCGGGTGGTGGCGACCGGAACGCCGCACGAGGTGCTCACCGAACACCTCCTCGCCACCCACTACCGGGCCAGCGTCCGGGTGGTCCCCGGCACCAACGGCCCCCTGGTGGTCCCCGTCCGCCCCGCCCGGCCTAACCCAGGTCGATGACCGAGAAGAGTGCTCCCTGGGGGTCACGGAGGGCGGCGAACCGGCCGGTCGGGATGTCGCGGGGCGGCACCAGGATGGTTCCGCCCAGCTCGGCGGCGCGGGCGGCGGCGGCGTCCGCGTCGGTGACCGCGAAGTACACAGTCCAGTACGCCGGGAGATCGGCGGGGAAGTCGTCGGCGAGCGGCGGCATCATCCCGGCGACGATCTGCGCGCCGAGCCGCCACCCGGTGTACGTCATGCCGCCGACCGCCTGTTCGTCCGGCTGCCATCCGAACACCAGCTCGTAGAAGACCTTCGCCCCGTCCGGGTCGGGGGTGACCAGTTCGTTCCAGCTCATCGCGCCGGGCACGTTGAACACC
The DNA window shown above is from Micromonospora lupini and carries:
- a CDS encoding ABC transporter ATP-binding protein — protein: MSPSPAGPPAVEVRGLHVSLDGTPILTGVDLTVVAGEWVTVIGPNGAGKSTLLRAVGGLLPAPQAITLFGTPSTALRRRDRARVVATVTQSPVVPPGMPVLDYVLLGRTPYIPPLGRESTADIAAVHEVLDRLDLTGFHSRELATLSGGERQRVFLARALAQGATLLLLDEPTSALDIGHQQEVLEVVDQLRHAHGLTVLATMHDLSLAGEYADRMVMLADGRVVATGTPHEVLTEHLLATHYRASVRVVPGTNGPLVVPVRPARPNPGR